In Deltaproteobacteria bacterium, the sequence AAGAAAGAGATCAGGGCATTCCAGGGCCGGGGCGATTCCCAGCAGGAGTTGGGAGGTGAATCGCGGCCAGAGACATTGGGCATAACCCGGCCCCATCATCTGACGGTGATAGGCATTGGCAAACCGGTTAAAGTATTGTACCCATCCCCTGGATGTGCCGGTGGCCAGGATGACCGAGTCCTTGCCGTAAACCTCTTCGGTTTCTTTCAACCTCAGGGCAATGGTATCCAGGGCCTCTTCCCAGGATATAGGCCCCCAATCACCGGCCCCCCTTGGCCCCAAGCGTTTCAGGGGATCTTTCAGCCTATCCGGGTGGTACAGCAAGGACGTGGAGGCCAGGCCCTTGGCGCAGAGGACTCCCCGGGTCGTCGGAGAGCTGGCATCTCCTTCCACCTTGATCACCTTTCCGTCCTTCACATAGACCAGGGCATCGCAGCCGTTGTTGCAGGTCCAACAGGAGCTTTTGAGAACGGTCGCTCCGGTCTTTTTATCGGTTTTGCGAGGTTTCAGTTTTTCAGTGCGCCGTGGGGGCACGTATCCCGGCGGGTTTATTTTTTCAAGATCACCCCCGATCATCCGGCCGACGAAGGTTTTTCTTTTGCATGCCGGGCAGAGGGTCAGGACGCCCCCGGTATCGAAGGATACCCCTTTCCCCTGGATGATCCTGGTAAGCGATGCGAGCACTTTTTCTGAGGCCAGGGATTTCCCGCATCGCCGGCAAACGACTTTTTCAGCCAAGCCTTTATTCCTTTTTCCTATAACCCCAAGTAGGCCTTGCGCACATGTTCACTCTTGGAGAGTTCTTCCCCGGTCCCTTGCAATGTCACCTGGCCGTTCTCCACCACATAGCCGTGCCGGGCCAGTTGCAGGGTCTGAATCACTTCCTGGGATACCAGGAGGATCGTGATCCCCTGATCGTTGAGCAGTTTTAAGGTCGTCAGGATATCCGTAGAAAGCTTTGGGGACAGGCTCATGGTAGGCTCATCGAGAATCATAAGTGACGGCCGGCCCATGAGACCCCGACCTATGGCCAGCATCTGCTGTTCCCCGCCGGAAAGGGTCTTGGCCAACTGGTTCTGCCGCCGTTTCAGAATAGGGAAGAGCTCGAAAACCTGGTCCAGAGACTCGCTGATCACTTTTCGGGGCCGGGGCAGGTAGGCCCCTAATTGCAGATTTTCAATGACTCGCATGAGGGGAAAGATCTTCCGGCCTTCGGGGATCTGGACGATGCCCATCTCGCATATACGCCTTGGGTCGAGCCCGTCGATCCGCTCGCCGTTGTAATGGATAGACCCGCCCTGCAAACAGGTCAGGCCGGAAATAGCCCGCAGCAGGGTCGATTTCCCGGCCCCGTTGGAGCCGATGACGGCCACGAAATCCTGGTCAGCGACCTCAAGGGAGACATCGCTCAAGGCCCGCAGCTTTCCGTATGAAACCTGAATATTATTGACTTCTAACATAAGCCGCCCCCAAATAAGCCTCAACGACCCTGGGGTCCTTGACGATTTCCCCGGCCAGGCCGTCGGCGATCTTTCGGCCGTAGTCGAGGACCATGACCCGGCTGCACGTCTCCATGAGGGCGCTCAGCACGTGTTCAATCATAAAAATGGTGATCCCTAATTCCCTGTTTATGCGAAATATCAAATTGATCCCGTCTCTCACCTCGGCTTCGTTAAGGCCGGCAAAAACCTCATCCAGGAGGATGAGCCGTGGGGAAACAGAAAGGGCCCTGCCCATTTCAAGACGCTTCCTCTCGACCATAATCAGATCCGAGGCGGCCGTCCGGGCCTGGTCTCTCAGGCCGACGAATTCGAGTATTTCCCCAGCCCGCTTCCGGGCCTTGGACAGGCTGCTTTCGCCACTGCCATAAAGGACTCCCACGGCGATATTGTCCAGGGCCGACAGTTCCTCAAAAGGTCGGACAAACTGGAAGGTCCTGCCCAGACCGAGCCGGGCGATCCGGGAGGGTTTCTCCCCGTTTATCCTGGTGCCTCTGAAGGTGATCGTCCCTCTCTCCGGGGCATAAAAGCCGGCCATACAATTGATGAGGGTGGTCTTACCCGAGCCGTTGGGACCGATGAGACCCATGATCTCTCCCTCCATCACCTCGAAATCGACTTCGGAGACAGCGGTCAGGCCGCCGAATTGCTTCGTCACCTTTGTTCCGGTCAGGATGGGGTCGGGCCCTGATTGAGGGGGACTACTGGTCATATCGGTTCACTCACCTGCCAGGACGTCGCGGGCGATCTTCTCAAAAACCGGGTCAGGTATGGACCATTTACGGATGATGGCCTGACGTTTGACCCGATCCACGATCTGGGCTACCTGTTCCCTGGTGGCCTGAAGCCCCATCTTCACCAAACGGTCCCGGATGACTGTGCCGCCGGTCATTTTACCGAGGATGATGTTCAGGGGCCCCCGGCCGATCAGCTCAGGGGCAAAGGGTAAGGTCGTAAAGGGCTTGTCCGTTTTCATCATGCGCAGGTTCATATCGGCCACCATGCCCGATTCGACGGTAAATTCATTGTCCCCGGTAATGGGCTTGTTGGAGGGTATGGGGATTTTGACGATTTCGGAGACCAGCCTCGTGACATTATAG encodes:
- a CDS encoding ABC transporter ATP-binding protein — its product is MLEVNNIQVSYGKLRALSDVSLEVADQDFVAVIGSNGAGKSTLLRAISGLTCLQGGSIHYNGERIDGLDPRRICEMGIVQIPEGRKIFPLMRVIENLQLGAYLPRPRKVISESLDQVFELFPILKRRQNQLAKTLSGGEQQMLAIGRGLMGRPSLMILDEPTMSLSPKLSTDILTTLKLLNDQGITILLVSQEVIQTLQLARHGYVVENGQVTLQGTGEELSKSEHVRKAYLGL
- a CDS encoding ABC transporter ATP-binding protein — encoded protein: MTSSPPQSGPDPILTGTKVTKQFGGLTAVSEVDFEVMEGEIMGLIGPNGSGKTTLINCMAGFYAPERGTITFRGTRINGEKPSRIARLGLGRTFQFVRPFEELSALDNIAVGVLYGSGESSLSKARKRAGEILEFVGLRDQARTAASDLIMVERKRLEMGRALSVSPRLILLDEVFAGLNEAEVRDGINLIFRINRELGITIFMIEHVLSALMETCSRVMVLDYGRKIADGLAGEIVKDPRVVEAYLGAAYVRSQ